The proteins below are encoded in one region of Halorhodospira halochloris:
- a CDS encoding ATP-binding protein, translating to MHKPQPLSLDRLYRICPAADLGFNSTAELEPIAQPPGQERALEALELGTQISRHGFNIFVLGPDGSGKLHLARRLIQARANSQQTPSDWCYLNNFDDSTYPKLLRLPAGEGEKWCADLDELIDELRSNIPATFESDEYQNRLHELQQQLNRRQREAFEQLQQEAEQLDATLLQTPSGFTIAPVRNGEVIEPDKFQQLPEQERKEIQKNIEYLQEKLEQIAKQAPKWRKEVQEQTRKLNEEMTLLAIGHRIQQLHQRYGADNPVAAEHLEAIRNDIIENIEAFKPQDNQDSMEAVLNQYRGNLIVNHEPDQGAPVVYEDLPNHQRLVGRTEHHVFQGALLTDFRLIRPGSLHQANGGYLIIDAQKLLTQPYAWQSLKRALFAGEVRIESLEQVHGFWSTVTLEPEPMPLDTKVVLLGDRIIYYLLSAYDPDFPDLFKIEADIEDDLPRDSETERLYARLIATFAAQLDLRHLNNEAVARIIEYSSRMAEDSLRLEAGGRNLADLLQEADNYAAGDHEQIIERRHIEQTLAAQERRAARLRDRSRQMIGRGTLVINTDGRQIACVNGLSVLQLGNFSFGRPTRITATARPGKGQLIDIEREAKLGGNIHSKGVMILSRYLAKRFAPESELSLSASIAFEQSYSGVDGDSASVAELCALLSAIGELPLRQDIALTGSINQLGEVQAVGGVNEKIEGFFDICQDAGLTGTQGVALPASNVAHLMLAERVRDAVAAGQFHIYPLHYVDEAVHLLTDSPVGEQDAEGNWSEGSLYARIAARLEKFAQAQHGSRADDNSQGDNRLGADNSSPDESQGEING from the coding sequence ATGCACAAGCCGCAGCCACTGTCCTTGGATAGGCTTTACCGTATCTGCCCAGCAGCCGACCTAGGCTTTAACTCCACCGCTGAGCTGGAGCCGATAGCACAGCCCCCTGGCCAAGAGCGGGCACTTGAAGCCCTTGAGTTGGGTACACAGATCTCCCGGCACGGCTTTAACATATTCGTTCTCGGCCCCGACGGCAGTGGCAAACTACATCTGGCTCGGCGTCTCATCCAGGCCCGTGCCAACTCACAGCAAACCCCCTCGGACTGGTGCTACCTGAATAACTTTGACGACTCCACTTACCCCAAACTGCTCCGGCTACCTGCCGGCGAGGGGGAGAAGTGGTGCGCTGACCTGGATGAGCTTATCGATGAGCTGCGCAGCAACATCCCCGCCACATTCGAGAGCGATGAGTATCAAAATCGCCTCCATGAGCTCCAACAGCAACTCAACCGCCGCCAGCGCGAAGCCTTTGAGCAACTCCAACAAGAGGCCGAACAGCTCGACGCCACCCTGCTCCAGACACCATCCGGGTTCACCATCGCCCCGGTGAGAAACGGTGAGGTCATCGAACCGGACAAGTTTCAGCAGCTTCCTGAGCAAGAGCGCAAGGAAATTCAGAAGAATATCGAATATTTACAGGAGAAGCTCGAGCAGATAGCAAAACAGGCGCCGAAGTGGCGCAAAGAGGTACAAGAGCAGACCCGCAAGCTCAACGAAGAGATGACCCTGCTCGCTATCGGTCACCGTATTCAGCAGCTTCATCAGCGCTACGGCGCTGACAACCCGGTAGCTGCCGAACACCTAGAGGCAATCCGCAATGACATCATTGAAAACATCGAGGCATTCAAGCCGCAGGATAACCAGGACTCTATGGAAGCGGTACTAAACCAGTACCGGGGCAACCTTATCGTCAACCACGAACCGGACCAAGGGGCTCCGGTAGTATACGAGGATCTGCCCAACCACCAGCGCCTAGTCGGGCGCACCGAGCATCACGTCTTTCAAGGGGCACTGTTAACCGACTTCAGGCTCATCCGACCCGGCTCTTTGCACCAGGCTAATGGCGGCTACCTGATAATCGATGCCCAAAAACTCTTGACTCAGCCCTATGCCTGGCAATCTTTGAAACGGGCCCTATTCGCCGGTGAGGTGCGAATTGAGTCGCTTGAACAGGTCCACGGATTCTGGAGTACGGTAACCCTTGAGCCCGAACCGATGCCACTAGACACTAAGGTCGTTCTACTCGGTGACCGCATCATCTATTACCTGCTCTCGGCCTACGACCCGGATTTCCCTGATCTTTTCAAGATCGAGGCCGACATTGAGGATGATCTACCGCGGGATAGTGAAACCGAGAGGCTCTACGCCCGGCTAATTGCCACATTCGCCGCACAACTTGATTTGCGCCATCTAAATAACGAGGCCGTAGCGCGGATAATCGAGTACAGCAGCCGTATGGCCGAAGACAGCCTGCGCCTTGAGGCGGGCGGACGCAATCTAGCCGATCTACTCCAGGAGGCCGATAATTACGCTGCCGGCGATCATGAACAGATCATTGAGCGCCGCCATATCGAACAAACCCTTGCCGCACAGGAGCGGCGCGCCGCCAGGTTGCGCGATCGCAGTCGGCAGATGATCGGTCGTGGCACACTTGTAATCAATACGGATGGCAGGCAGATAGCATGCGTTAACGGGCTTTCTGTACTTCAGCTAGGCAACTTTAGCTTCGGCCGCCCGACCCGCATAACAGCTACCGCCCGGCCCGGCAAAGGGCAGCTGATCGACATCGAACGTGAGGCCAAGCTCGGAGGCAATATCCACTCCAAAGGGGTGATGATCCTCTCCCGCTACTTAGCCAAGCGCTTCGCACCAGAGAGCGAGTTATCCCTGTCAGCCAGCATAGCCTTCGAGCAGAGCTATTCCGGCGTCGATGGCGACAGTGCCTCGGTAGCCGAACTGTGCGCCCTGCTCTCCGCTATCGGTGAGCTACCCCTGCGCCAGGACATTGCCCTTACCGGCTCGATTAACCAACTCGGCGAAGTGCAAGCGGTAGGCGGGGTGAATGAGAAGATCGAGGGCTTTTTTGATATCTGCCAGGATGCAGGGTTAACCGGCACCCAGGGGGTCGCCTTGCCGGCGAGCAATGTCGCCCATTTGATGTTGGCCGAGAGGGTCAGAGATGCTGTAGCTGCAGGGCAATTCCATATCTATCCACTGCACTACGTCGATGAGGCTGTGCATCTACTGACCGACTCCCCGGTGGGTGAACAGGATGCCGAAGGCAATTGGAGCGAAGGGTCGCTATACGCCAGGATAGCAGCAAGACTGGAGAAATTCGCCCAGGCGCAGCATGGCTCCAGAGCGGATGATAACAGTCAGGGTGATAACAGGTTAGGCGCTGATAACAGCTCACCGGATGAGTCCCAGGGGGAAATCAATGGTTAA
- a CDS encoding diacylglycerol/polyprenol kinase family protein yields MTTSLFHAALAIIGIAAIIAIAEGLRRYFGAQPEFARKIAHIGGGHIILIAWWFEIPVWLAITTTALVTIGVILSLTRLKILVSGDGTKRTNLGFFYYALSHVILISVLWPLEGEVFAVLGILIMAWGDGLAGFVGYYLGRHRYNIRGATKSFEGSATMFLVSTALSVIVLAPFYGLATVILPAVAIGTIATLFEAISRNGEDNLTVSLATAFVAYLLLGI; encoded by the coding sequence ATGACTACAAGCCTATTTCATGCTGCTCTAGCAATCATTGGCATTGCCGCGATCATCGCTATCGCCGAAGGGCTGCGCCGCTACTTCGGCGCCCAACCGGAGTTCGCCCGCAAGATCGCCCATATCGGTGGTGGTCATATCATCCTTATCGCCTGGTGGTTTGAGATCCCAGTCTGGCTCGCCATCACCACCACGGCATTAGTGACCATCGGCGTAATACTAAGCCTTACCCGGCTGAAGATCCTGGTAAGCGGCGATGGCACCAAGCGCACCAACCTCGGATTTTTCTACTATGCGCTCAGCCACGTCATCCTCATCTCGGTACTCTGGCCGCTGGAAGGCGAGGTGTTTGCGGTCCTCGGCATCCTCATCATGGCTTGGGGCGATGGCCTGGCCGGATTCGTCGGCTACTATCTAGGCCGGCACCGCTATAACATCCGCGGGGCCACCAAGAGCTTTGAGGGTAGTGCGACCATGTTCCTGGTCAGCACGGCATTATCCGTAATAGTGCTGGCACCGTTTTATGGCCTGGCAACGGTGATCTTGCCAGCCGTCGCGATTGGCACTATAGCCACCCTATTTGAAGCCATATCGCGCAACGGTGAAGATAACCTGACCGTATCACTGGCAACGGCCTTCGTGGCCTACTTGCTCTTGGGTATATAG
- a CDS encoding porin, with amino-acid sequence MAARGYFEVPATVSRATRPQRQRSWSVDGRLLGPAALLIASLSYPSAVLSEDDSPDIEVYGRANVSVDYYHGGDEYSAFDLASNSSRIGIQAEHTLDTGLKLLGEVEQWIDFNRGRGADWASRSAFLGLEDEWGTIKLGYMNTVLKDLRGDTDLFSGQMGDTRNVLRGPHNPHLDGRMRSGIRYISPEQQGWGVELQYSFDTEDRDSDEETPADDNDFNSYSALLRYVGERFWLALGHERYYGSEGDTLDDRRSGEGYRLGVKLEASENLTLYALAQITQDSFPYFDNNNDDPEGYVDALGGGLGVKYNLAEDLELRGQYYAIDADRSGYGARMGALGIVFHADERTRLYTTFANINNKSNSCLAPWVHGRTAGPDREAMEDASPADRGCTTWALSSGVRFDF; translated from the coding sequence ATGGCAGCGAGGGGTTATTTCGAGGTTCCTGCTACTGTGAGCCGGGCAACACGCCCGCAGCGGCAGCGCTCATGGTCGGTTGATGGCCGCCTGTTGGGCCCTGCCGCGCTGCTAATTGCCTCACTCAGCTATCCCTCAGCGGTGCTGTCTGAGGATGACTCCCCCGATATAGAGGTTTACGGTCGCGCTAACGTATCGGTCGATTACTACCACGGCGGTGACGAATACTCAGCCTTTGATTTAGCTAGCAACTCTAGCCGCATCGGCATTCAAGCCGAACATACTCTCGATACCGGCCTGAAACTGCTCGGCGAAGTGGAGCAATGGATCGATTTTAATCGTGGCAGAGGGGCGGATTGGGCCTCGCGCAGCGCCTTTCTCGGCCTTGAGGATGAGTGGGGGACGATCAAGCTCGGCTACATGAACACAGTCCTGAAAGACCTGCGCGGTGACACCGATCTGTTTAGCGGTCAAATGGGTGACACGCGCAATGTGCTGCGCGGACCACACAACCCCCACCTCGATGGGCGAATGCGCAGTGGTATCCGCTATATCAGCCCTGAGCAGCAAGGCTGGGGGGTGGAGTTGCAGTATAGCTTCGATACTGAGGATCGTGATAGCGATGAAGAGACCCCCGCCGATGATAATGATTTCAACTCCTATAGCGCCTTGCTGCGCTACGTCGGCGAGCGGTTTTGGTTAGCCTTGGGGCATGAGCGCTATTACGGCTCTGAGGGAGATACACTTGATGATCGCCGCTCCGGAGAGGGCTACCGCCTAGGCGTCAAACTCGAGGCAAGCGAAAACTTAACCCTCTATGCCTTAGCGCAAATCACCCAGGACTCTTTCCCATACTTTGACAATAATAATGATGATCCTGAGGGGTATGTGGATGCACTAGGTGGCGGTCTGGGTGTAAAGTACAACCTCGCCGAAGACCTCGAACTGCGCGGTCAATATTACGCCATCGACGCCGATCGCAGCGGCTATGGTGCGCGGATGGGCGCCCTGGGTATCGTCTTCCACGCCGATGAGAGAACCCGGCTCTATACCACCTTCGCCAACATCAACAATAAAAGTAATTCCTGCTTAGCACCTTGGGTCCACGGCCGTACGGCGGGACCGGATCGCGAGGCAATGGAGGATGCCTCGCCAGCCGATAGGGGCTGTACGACCTGGGCGCTATCGAGTGGAGTGAGGTTTGATTTTTGA
- a CDS encoding NAD(P)/FAD-dependent oxidoreductase — MESYHYLIVGQGLAGSLTALALLKRGCQVSVVDSAEADAASRITGGLATPLAGPRLTFPAAGSPSVLFSWQRYQELERRFGCRILHRFTLLHNVCHRDEIPRYRKRKQQEPYARWLGDFHQPGGCNGILTDPLGSFEIHGGHLDAPTLLDATARLLREQGSLYRQRFDPAELEIDTDRVRWGEQSFTAAIFCEGPNARHNPFLAELDLTTIPGEVLTLAPEEPLPPYIFHAAGGWMAPLPNGEAKLGATYGQTDTPAIVSNTGRQTLLAQLPRLLARPPAVRVSDHRAGLRPATPSKKPILGRLPGKPLALLNGLGSRAVLQAPYLADALAEHLLNGAPIPQGCLSAQPPEPH; from the coding sequence TTGGAGTCTTACCACTACCTGATTGTCGGCCAGGGGCTTGCCGGCAGTTTGACGGCACTCGCCCTGCTTAAGCGCGGGTGCCAAGTCAGCGTTGTTGACAGCGCCGAGGCCGACGCGGCATCGCGCATCACCGGCGGCTTGGCAACCCCCCTAGCCGGCCCTAGGCTGACCTTTCCAGCGGCAGGATCGCCGAGCGTACTCTTCTCTTGGCAGCGTTACCAAGAGCTAGAGCGCCGTTTCGGCTGCCGGATCCTGCACCGTTTTACGCTGCTGCACAACGTCTGCCATCGCGATGAGATCCCCCGCTATCGCAAGCGCAAGCAACAAGAGCCGTATGCCAGATGGCTCGGGGACTTCCATCAGCCTGGCGGCTGTAACGGGATCCTCACTGATCCGCTGGGCAGCTTCGAGATCCATGGCGGCCATCTCGATGCCCCGACCCTTCTTGATGCTACCGCACGATTACTCCGGGAGCAGGGCTCACTATACCGGCAGCGCTTCGATCCTGCCGAACTTGAGATCGACACCGACCGAGTGCGCTGGGGCGAGCAAAGCTTTACCGCGGCGATCTTTTGCGAGGGTCCGAACGCCCGGCACAACCCCTTCCTAGCCGAACTAGATCTAACCACAATACCCGGCGAGGTCCTGACCCTAGCGCCCGAAGAGCCACTGCCGCCATACATATTCCACGCCGCCGGCGGCTGGATGGCTCCCCTGCCCAATGGTGAGGCCAAACTCGGTGCTACTTACGGCCAGACCGACACCCCGGCAATCGTCAGCAACACCGGACGTCAAACCCTCCTCGCCCAACTACCTCGCCTGCTAGCCCGCCCCCCGGCGGTTAGAGTCAGCGATCACCGCGCCGGGCTACGCCCGGCGACACCATCGAAAAAACCGATCCTCGGCCGCCTGCCCGGTAAGCCGCTAGCCTTACTAAACGGCCTCGGCAGCCGTGCTGTCTTGCAGGCACCCTATCTCGCCGACGCCCTAGCCGAGCACCTGCTCAACGGCGCTCCGATCCCCCAAGGGTGTCTTTCTGCGCAGCCGCCGGAGCCCCACTGA
- a CDS encoding ankyrin repeat domain-containing protein — protein sequence MRIGKVCRASLLGWGLGLLLASSAALANPQEELVHAAIDGGPDDIAAAVENGADVNEPHEGGWTALMIAAELNDADVVKKLIDEGADVSVQREASGFSALMIAAEHNDAEVVQALLDAGADTEMRDNEDWTALMLAAAWNDPEVVEVLLDGGADIDARSDGGGTALIFAARNNNAAMVEALIEGGADVNARNEWGFTSLMAASYANEPGVVSSLIEAGADPTLTDRHDQTAADWGRRNSRVHDTQVYYAMRDAEEEVQEE from the coding sequence ATGAGGATAGGAAAAGTATGCCGGGCGAGCTTGCTCGGGTGGGGATTGGGGCTGTTGCTAGCATCGAGCGCCGCTCTGGCTAACCCTCAGGAAGAGCTGGTACATGCCGCCATCGATGGTGGCCCGGATGATATTGCCGCTGCTGTTGAAAACGGCGCAGACGTTAATGAGCCCCACGAGGGTGGCTGGACCGCCTTAATGATAGCGGCCGAACTCAATGATGCCGATGTGGTTAAGAAGCTTATCGACGAGGGGGCAGACGTCTCGGTACAGCGCGAGGCTAGCGGTTTCTCGGCGCTGATGATTGCCGCCGAGCACAATGATGCCGAGGTTGTGCAAGCCCTGCTTGATGCCGGTGCCGATACTGAGATGCGGGATAATGAAGACTGGACAGCCTTAATGCTGGCGGCCGCATGGAATGACCCCGAGGTGGTTGAAGTACTGCTGGATGGCGGAGCTGATATTGACGCGCGCAGTGACGGTGGGGGCACCGCGCTCATTTTTGCGGCGCGCAATAATAATGCGGCGATGGTAGAGGCCCTTATTGAGGGCGGCGCCGATGTCAATGCCCGCAATGAGTGGGGATTTACCAGCCTGATGGCGGCATCTTACGCCAATGAGCCAGGGGTGGTTAGCTCGTTGATTGAGGCCGGCGCCGATCCGACCTTGACTGATCGGCACGATCAAACAGCCGCCGACTGGGGTAGGCGCAATTCCCGAGTTCACGATACACAAGTCTATTATGCCATGCGCGATGCCGAGGAAGAGGTTCAGGAGGAGTGA
- the umuC gene encoding translesion error-prone DNA polymerase V subunit UmuC: protein MPIYALVDVNNFYASAERLFRPDLARRPVVVLSNNDGCIVARSAEVKALGVPMGEPYFRVRDTLQSAGTAVFSSNYALYADLSARVMRTLEELAPAVEVYSIDEAFLDLTGLDALSDPLEFGRQVQARVLSDVGLPVSVGIGPTKTLAKLANYIAKQDPQHNGVACLREPDRRTKALKNIPVKEVWGVGGRFAERLEALGVRSAADLALLRDSRIRQLFPVTLARTAEELRGRACHDLDSEPAPQQQIICSRTFGAPIREYSAMREAVADYAVRAAERLRGTGQYAGALTVFLRTNPHLAAEPQHTPSASSRLPVPTADTRDLLTAALHIAEQLWQPGYAYIKAGIMLAELQSPAASADLFTDHSARARSEQLMHTVDAINRRHGQSAVTFGVQRRGPAGWRMRRKNLSPAYTTRWSDLPVVR, encoded by the coding sequence ATGCCTATCTACGCCCTAGTTGATGTGAACAACTTCTATGCCAGTGCCGAGAGGCTGTTTCGCCCCGATCTGGCTAGGCGCCCGGTGGTGGTTCTCTCCAACAACGACGGCTGCATTGTAGCCCGTTCGGCGGAGGTTAAGGCGCTCGGTGTACCGATGGGCGAGCCTTACTTTCGGGTCCGTGACACCCTACAATCCGCCGGTACCGCGGTCTTCTCCTCTAACTACGCCCTCTATGCCGATCTATCGGCGCGAGTCATGCGCACCCTGGAAGAGCTCGCCCCTGCCGTCGAGGTCTACTCCATTGACGAGGCCTTCCTCGATCTAACCGGTCTGGATGCGCTGAGCGATCCGTTAGAGTTCGGTCGCCAGGTCCAGGCTCGAGTCTTAAGTGATGTCGGACTGCCAGTAAGCGTCGGCATCGGTCCAACTAAGACGCTAGCCAAGCTCGCCAACTACATTGCTAAACAGGACCCCCAGCATAATGGTGTCGCATGCCTGCGTGAACCTGACAGGCGCACCAAGGCCCTTAAAAACATCCCGGTTAAAGAGGTATGGGGCGTCGGGGGTCGCTTCGCCGAGCGGCTAGAAGCCCTTGGTGTTAGGAGCGCCGCCGACCTAGCCCTCCTCCGGGACAGCCGCATACGTCAGCTCTTCCCAGTAACTCTAGCACGCACCGCAGAGGAGCTGCGCGGCAGGGCCTGCCACGACCTTGACAGCGAGCCTGCGCCGCAACAGCAGATCATCTGCTCGCGGACCTTCGGCGCCCCGATCAGGGAGTACTCGGCCATGCGCGAGGCTGTTGCTGATTACGCGGTACGCGCTGCCGAGCGCCTGCGGGGGACCGGTCAGTATGCCGGGGCGCTAACGGTCTTTCTGCGCACCAACCCGCACCTGGCGGCTGAGCCTCAGCACACGCCCTCGGCTTCTAGCCGTTTACCGGTACCTACTGCCGATACCCGCGATTTGCTCACCGCCGCTCTCCACATTGCCGAGCAGCTTTGGCAGCCTGGCTATGCCTACATCAAGGCAGGCATTATGCTCGCCGAGCTACAGTCCCCGGCGGCATCCGCTGATCTGTTCACCGATCACAGCGCACGCGCTCGCTCCGAACAGCTTATGCACACGGTCGATGCGATCAATCGCCGCCACGGCCAGAGCGCCGTTACCTTCGGAGTGCAGCGCCGCGGCCCCGCCGGCTGGCGGATGCGCCGGAAAAACCTATCACCTGCCTATACGACGCGTTGGTCGGATCTGCCGGTTGTGCGTTAG
- the umuD gene encoding translesion error-prone DNA polymerase V autoproteolytic subunit, translating to MLVTDPQPCAKEPTKLRCPLFLESVTAGFPSPAQDYVDRALDLNELCIDHPAATYFVRAAGESMLGAGIHPGDVLVVDRAIEAKHNDIVIAAWQGELTVKRLELRPNLRLVAENEDYAPIAIPDPEMLEIFGVVTFVIHALR from the coding sequence ATGTTGGTTACAGATCCTCAACCGTGCGCTAAAGAACCCACAAAGCTACGCTGCCCGCTGTTCTTGGAGTCAGTTACTGCCGGTTTCCCATCACCGGCGCAGGACTATGTCGATCGGGCGCTTGATCTAAACGAGCTGTGCATAGATCACCCGGCGGCGACCTACTTTGTCCGCGCTGCAGGCGAGTCGATGCTCGGGGCGGGCATCCACCCCGGCGATGTGCTGGTTGTCGATCGGGCCATCGAGGCCAAGCACAACGATATTGTCATCGCCGCCTGGCAAGGCGAGCTGACGGTAAAGCGGCTGGAGCTCCGTCCGAATCTGCGCCTGGTGGCCGAGAACGAAGATTACGCGCCGATCGCTATCCCCGACCCGGAAATGCTCGAGATCTTCGGTGTAGTCACCTTCGTCATCCATGCCTTGCGCTGA
- a CDS encoding ATP-binding protein, translated as MATDNKSSRGSYPQAPISISNEELANASLDALSSNIAVIDTSGKIIMVNEAWRSFALNNGGSGHTLEIGSDYLDVLKRAMESGDPDATKAYQGIVAILAGDIRLFVHEYPCHSPYQERWFLMQATPLAKQGKIYGVVVNHLDITDRHTAERSLQRTEKRFTEIASTIDETIWIRNKEKFIYVNDSFARVWGRSPTALYKDPGEFFAAIHPEDRERIFCEHKKCLDSGQGFKGTYRIIRPDGEVRWIEEREFPVYEDNAAAVRFVGSARDITEQKNLQLKLEEANRVKTDFLNAVSHDLRTPLNAILGFTELLQDSSGLDETQRHYISLSRRAGFRLHGLIDTLLELSRLESGNVQLREELFNLRSFIQEQLELLTLHAEEKGLELVVRIDDDLPEYVYGDDVRFAQVLYNLVINAIKFTDQGSISVHAGVDSNDLVTVAVTDSGPGISAQEQTRIFEPFTQLDQSGSRTLGTGLGLTISRELCRLMGGDLWLESTLGRGSTFYFSADLRATADTPQGDQEQRYGHEAPVSAAKHTPCNREESSPSEQLPGTSSQHTPPSRDGQPANATPEDGYAKEGFHQGVSVLVAEDEPTNALLVQTILEQLGATVILVTDGQQALQKWRQESFDLLLLDVQMPYLDGLQTLEQIRHQEKERNLDRTCIAMLTAHAGEHMRIECEQLGADTFLTKPVQRQDLLAVLRWAGEQRLIDPQS; from the coding sequence ATGGCGACCGATAATAAAAGCTCTCGGGGCTCTTATCCGCAAGCCCCTATCAGCATAAGCAATGAGGAACTGGCCAATGCCAGCCTCGATGCCCTCAGCTCGAATATTGCCGTCATAGACACCTCCGGCAAGATAATTATGGTCAACGAGGCCTGGCGAAGCTTCGCCCTGAATAACGGCGGCAGCGGCCACACCCTCGAAATTGGTAGCGATTATCTTGATGTTCTGAAAAGAGCCATGGAGAGTGGCGATCCGGACGCAACCAAGGCATATCAGGGCATTGTAGCCATTCTCGCCGGGGATATAAGGCTATTTGTGCATGAATATCCCTGCCATTCGCCATACCAAGAGCGCTGGTTCCTTATGCAGGCCACCCCTTTGGCCAAGCAAGGTAAAATCTATGGGGTCGTAGTCAATCACCTGGATATAACTGATCGCCATACAGCGGAAAGGTCGCTCCAACGTACCGAGAAACGCTTCACCGAGATCGCCTCGACCATCGATGAGACGATATGGATTAGAAACAAAGAGAAGTTTATTTACGTTAATGACTCATTCGCCAGGGTCTGGGGCAGAAGCCCCACAGCTCTCTATAAAGATCCGGGAGAGTTCTTTGCTGCCATCCATCCCGAGGATAGGGAGCGGATCTTCTGCGAACACAAAAAGTGTCTCGATTCCGGACAGGGCTTTAAAGGCACCTACCGGATAATCCGCCCCGACGGCGAGGTGCGCTGGATTGAAGAGCGCGAATTCCCCGTTTACGAGGATAACGCTGCAGCTGTTCGCTTTGTCGGTTCAGCCCGGGATATCACCGAACAAAAGAACCTGCAGCTCAAGCTCGAGGAGGCCAACCGGGTAAAGACCGACTTTCTCAACGCCGTCAGTCACGATCTGCGCACCCCGCTAAACGCTATCCTCGGCTTTACCGAACTACTCCAAGACTCCTCTGGTCTCGACGAGACCCAACGCCACTACATCAGTCTCAGCCGGCGTGCTGGATTCAGGCTGCACGGGCTAATTGACACCCTGCTCGAACTCTCTCGCTTAGAGAGCGGCAATGTGCAACTGCGCGAAGAGCTCTTTAATCTGCGCTCATTTATCCAGGAACAGCTTGAGCTGCTCACTCTACACGCTGAGGAAAAGGGGTTAGAGCTTGTTGTCAGGATAGACGATGATCTGCCTGAATACGTCTATGGCGACGACGTGCGCTTTGCTCAGGTTCTCTACAATCTGGTTATTAACGCCATTAAATTCACCGATCAGGGCAGCATCTCGGTCCACGCCGGAGTAGACAGCAACGATCTGGTCACGGTCGCGGTAACTGACTCAGGACCCGGTATATCGGCCCAGGAGCAGACACGGATCTTCGAGCCGTTCACACAGTTAGACCAGTCCGGGTCACGCACCCTCGGCACCGGCCTAGGCCTTACTATAAGCCGCGAACTCTGCCGGCTGATGGGGGGTGACTTATGGCTGGAGAGCACCTTGGGGCGCGGCTCAACTTTTTACTTTAGCGCCGACTTACGGGCTACCGCAGATACTCCTCAGGGCGATCAGGAGCAACGCTACGGCCATGAGGCACCCGTGAGCGCTGCCAAGCATACTCCCTGCAATCGAGAAGAGAGCAGCCCCTCTGAGCAATTACCCGGAACTAGCTCTCAGCATACGCCTCCTAGTCGAGATGGCCAACCAGCAAACGCCACTCCAGAAGATGGTTATGCTAAAGAGGGTTTTCACCAGGGAGTTTCAGTTCTGGTCGCCGAAGACGAGCCGACCAACGCCCTACTGGTGCAGACCATCCTCGAGCAACTCGGCGCCACTGTTATATTAGTCACGGATGGCCAGCAGGCGCTGCAAAAGTGGCGTCAAGAGAGCTTCGATTTGCTGCTCCTTGATGTCCAAATGCCCTACCTTGATGGTCTGCAGACCCTTGAGCAAATCCGCCACCAAGAAAAGGAGCGCAACCTAGATAGAACTTGTATAGCCATGCTCACTGCCCACGCCGGGGAGCATATGCGCATTGAGTGCGAGCAGCTCGGCGCCGATACCTTCCTGACTAAACCGGTGCAACGCCAGGACCTGCTCGCAGTGCTCCGCTGGGCAGGAGAACAACGGCTCATCGATCCCCAGAGCTGA